A genomic stretch from Apodemus sylvaticus chromosome 12, mApoSyl1.1, whole genome shotgun sequence includes:
- the En1 gene encoding homeobox protein engrailed-1, with translation MEEQQPEPKSQRDSGLGAVAAAAAAVAAAAPGGLSLSLSPGASGSSGSDGDSVPVSPQPAPPSPPAAPCLPPLAHHPHLPPHPPPPPPPPPPPPPQHLAAPAHQPQPAAQLHRTTNFFIDNILRPDFGCKKEQPLPQLLVASAAAGGGAAGGGGGGSRVERDRGQTGAGRDPVHSLGTRASGAASLLCAPDANCGPPDGSQPATAVGAGASKAGNPAAAAAAAAAAAAAAVAAAAAAASKPSDSGSGSGGNAGSPGAQGAKFPEHNPAILLMGSANGGPVVKTDSQQPLVWPAWVYCTRYSDRPSSGPRTRKLKKKKNEKEDKRPRTAFTAEQLQRLKAEFQANRYITEQRRQTLAQELSLNESQIKIWFQNKRAKIKKATGIKNGLALHLMAQGLYNHSTTTVQDKDESE, from the exons ATGGAAGAACAGCAGCCGGAGCCTAAAAGTCAGCGCGACTCGGGCCTCGGcgcggtggcagcggcggcggcggcggtggcggcggcggcccCGGGCGGCCTCAGCCTGAGTCTCAGCCCAGGAgccagcggcagcagcggcagcgatGGAGACAGCGTGCCGGTGTCCCCGCAGCCAGCGCCCCCATCGCCTCCTGCGGCACCCTGCCTGCCGCCCCTGGCCCATCACCCGCACCTCCCCCCGCATCCcccgcccccgccgccgccgccgccgccgccgccaccgcagCATCTCGCGGCGCCTGCTCACCAGCCGCAGCCCGCGGCCCAGCTGCACCGCACCACCAACTTTTTCATCGATAACATCTTAAGGCCCGATTTCGGTTGCAAAAAGGAACAGCCCCTGCCGCAGCTCTTGGTGGCTTCGGCTGCAGCCGGAGGAGgcgcagcaggaggaggaggaggaggaagccgcGTGGAGCGTGACCGAGGCCAGACTGGTGCAGGTAGAGACCCTGTCCACTCTCTGGGCACACGAGCTTCGGGCGCTGCCTCGCTCTTGTGTGCTCCAGATGCGAACTGTGGCCCACCAGACGGCTCCCAGCCCGCCACCGCTGTCGGCGCGGGCGCGTCCAAAGCCGGGAACCCGGCTGCTGCGGCGGCCGCGGCCGCAGCAGCGGCTGCAGCggcagtggcggcggcggcggcggcagcatcGAAGCCCTCGGacagtggcagtggcagtggagGCAACGCGGGGAGTCCCGGGGCGCAGGGCGCCAAGTTCCCGGAACACAACCCCGCGATCCTACTCATGGGTTCGGCTAACGGTGGCCCGGTGGTCAAGACTGACTCGCAGCAACCCCTAGTGTGGCCCGCCTGGGTCTACTGCACACGCTACTCGGACCGTCCGTCCTCTG GTCCACGCACcaggaagctaaagaagaaaaagaacgaGAAGGAAGACAAGCGGCCGCGGACGGCGTTCACGGCCGAGCAGCTGCAGAGACTCAAGGCGGAGTTCCAGGCAAACCGCTATATCACGGAGCAGCGGCGACAGACCCTGGCCCAGGAGCTCAGCCTGAACGAGTCCCAGATCAAGATCTGGTTCCAAAACAAGCGTGCCAAGATCAAGAAAGCCACCGGCATCAAGAACGGCCTGGCGCTGCACCTCATGGCCCAGGGACTGTACAATCACTCTACCACCACGGTCCAGGACAAAGACGAGAGCGAGTAG